The following proteins come from a genomic window of Heyndrickxia acidicola:
- a CDS encoding MarR family winged helix-turn-helix transcriptional regulator: MEEEQLLIHCLYFTASRFARNMTKLAEKTFDIDGLAPSYLYMIMTIHFHPNITQKELCQRLSIAPSTSTRFIDKLEKLKLAIRKTNGKETMISLTTDGEAVNKQFRDSLKELFSGYSQILGREFSLELSKMLSEASSKLEKEL, translated from the coding sequence ATGGAAGAAGAACAATTGCTCATTCATTGTTTATATTTTACTGCAAGCCGTTTTGCACGCAATATGACCAAATTAGCAGAAAAAACGTTCGATATAGATGGTCTTGCTCCTTCCTATTTGTATATGATTATGACCATTCATTTTCACCCAAATATAACTCAAAAGGAACTATGCCAAAGACTTTCGATTGCTCCTTCAACAAGTACACGATTTATTGATAAGCTTGAAAAATTGAAGCTTGCAATCAGAAAAACTAATGGGAAAGAAACAATGATTTCTTTAACTACAGATGGAGAAGCAGTCAACAAACAATTTCGAGATTCTTTAAAGGAATTATTTTCAGGCTACTCTCAAATACTAGGCAGGGAATTCAGTTTGGAATTAAGCAAAATGCTTTCTGAAGCAAGCAGCAAGCTGGAAAAAGAACTGTAA
- a CDS encoding acetoacetate decarboxylase, which produces MLKKDVRRQITTPLGGPAFPPGPYKFHNREYLNIVYRTDLDALRRIVPEPLEIEEPLVKFEIMYMPDVTGLGCYTESGQVIPVKFNGVEGEYLHSMYVDNHPAIAGGREASAYPKKLGAPRLFIDSDTLVGTLDYGSLRVATATMGYKHYPLDIEKAREEITKPTFMLKIVPNFDGTPKVCELVQTQITDLTIHGAWTAPARLQLFEHALAPMADLPVLEVVHASHILTDLTLSAAVPVYNYLNEK; this is translated from the coding sequence AGATGTCCGAAGACAAATCACTACTCCATTAGGCGGGCCTGCTTTTCCCCCAGGACCTTATAAATTTCACAACCGAGAATACCTCAACATTGTGTATCGTACAGACTTAGATGCCTTAAGGCGGATAGTTCCTGAACCGCTTGAAATTGAAGAGCCACTGGTAAAATTTGAGATAATGTATATGCCGGATGTGACCGGACTAGGCTGTTATACAGAGTCAGGCCAAGTGATACCGGTTAAATTCAATGGTGTAGAAGGAGAATATTTACATTCCATGTATGTAGATAATCACCCTGCCATTGCTGGGGGACGTGAAGCTAGTGCTTATCCAAAAAAACTTGGAGCTCCCCGGTTATTTATCGATTCTGACACATTGGTCGGAACACTGGATTATGGAAGCCTGCGTGTAGCAACCGCTACGATGGGATACAAGCATTATCCACTTGATATTGAAAAAGCACGAGAAGAAATCACGAAGCCTACCTTTATGCTTAAAATTGTACCAAATTTCGATGGAACCCCTAAGGTATGCGAACTCGTTCAAACCCAGATTACGGATTTGACCATTCATGGCGCTTGGACTGCCCCAGCCCGTTTGCAATTATTCGAGCATGCACTTGCTCCAATGGCGGACCTTCCTGTGCTAGAGGTAGTACATGCCTCCCACATTTTAACGGATCTTACCCTTTCAGCGGCAGTTCCAGTTTATAATTATCTTAATGAAAAATAA